In Deinococcus psychrotolerans, a genomic segment contains:
- a CDS encoding phosphopentomutase yields the protein MKFTIIVLDSVGAGELPDAQAFGDVGSHTLNHTLKASGVELPNLAALGLGQVPTLELATPAPAQASGSFGRLKEVSPGKDTSTGHWEFMGVQLEHAFQIFPNGFPSAVMNQFTAATGTGYLCNKPYSGTEVIKDYGPEHLKTGDPIVYTSGDSVFQIAAHLDKVPIETLYAWCQAAREILQGEYAVARVIARPFRGEYPFERAGELRRDFSLTPPRTVLDALKDAGKDVIGIGKIPDIYDHQGFTEEHHTDDNADGIRKTVARMHQDFDGLVFTNLVDFDSKYGHRRDPHGYAQALGAFDDALPQLLAEVPADGCLLLISDHGNDPTWPGTDHTREHGLLLAYRPTGKGAGVHLGDRQTFADIGATVAEALNVKWDGPGESFWNLIQ from the coding sequence ATGAAATTCACCATCATCGTGCTGGACTCGGTGGGCGCGGGCGAGCTGCCCGACGCGCAGGCGTTTGGCGACGTGGGATCGCACACCCTCAACCACACCCTCAAGGCCAGCGGCGTAGAGCTGCCCAACCTCGCCGCGCTGGGTTTGGGCCAAGTTCCCACCCTTGAACTCGCCACCCCCGCTCCAGCGCAGGCCAGCGGCAGCTTTGGCCGCCTTAAGGAAGTCAGCCCCGGCAAAGATACCTCCACCGGCCACTGGGAATTTATGGGTGTGCAGCTCGAACACGCTTTCCAAATCTTTCCAAACGGCTTTCCCAGCGCCGTAATGAACCAGTTCACGGCAGCCACCGGCACCGGCTACCTGTGCAACAAGCCTTACAGCGGCACCGAAGTCATCAAAGATTACGGCCCTGAGCACCTCAAAACCGGCGACCCGATTGTTTACACCTCTGGTGACAGCGTGTTTCAAATTGCCGCCCACCTCGACAAAGTGCCGATTGAAACCCTTTATGCTTGGTGTCAGGCCGCCCGCGAGATTTTGCAGGGCGAATACGCCGTGGCCCGCGTGATCGCCCGTCCCTTCCGGGGCGAATATCCTTTCGAGCGGGCCGGTGAACTGCGCCGCGACTTCTCGCTGACCCCGCCGCGCACAGTGCTGGACGCTCTCAAGGACGCCGGAAAAGACGTGATCGGCATCGGTAAAATTCCCGACATCTACGACCATCAGGGTTTTACCGAAGAGCACCACACCGACGACAACGCCGACGGCATTCGCAAAACGGTGGCCCGGATGCACCAAGATTTTGACGGCTTGGTCTTCACCAACTTGGTGGACTTCGACAGCAAATACGGCCACCGCCGCGACCCGCACGGCTACGCACAGGCGTTGGGGGCCTTTGATGACGCCCTGCCGCAACTCTTGGCCGAGGTGCCCGCAGACGGCTGCTTGCTGCTGATTTCCGATCACGGCAACGACCCGACCTGGCCCGGCACCGACCACACCCGCGAACACGGCTTGCTGCTGGCCTACCGCCCAACGGGCAAAGGCGCTGGGGTGCATCTGGGTGACCGCCAAACCTTTGCCGACATCGGCGCGACGGTGGCCGAGGCCCTGAACGTCAAGTGGGACGGCCCCGGCGAGAGCTTCTGGAACCTGATTCAGTGA
- the ispH gene encoding 4-hydroxy-3-methylbut-2-enyl diphosphate reductase codes for MHQSCVEQLILAKPRGFCAGVVMAIGAVEKAARTETKPLTVYHSIVHNHTVVSRLEEGHGVHFVEELDSLEMLPAGSETLVFSAHGVSPQVRQRARELGLSTIDATCPLVTKVHTEAKKYAREGYTILLIGDSARHQEVIGTLGEAPQQTIIVGVLGKTGEGLSDPHTVEVPDPEKLVVLTQTTLSVDDTRRTVDILKARFPALLIPPSEDLCYATKNRQDEIKRIAPKVDAFLVLTSTHSSNGMRLLELAAELCPRTYRLETADDVRDLELSGVRSVGISSAASTPDDLVQAVVEYFRVLNPALQVTEQGEWENITFREPKKVGPLGEISKQTALKV; via the coding sequence ATGCATCAATCCTGCGTTGAACAGCTTATTCTTGCCAAACCCCGAGGCTTTTGCGCGGGCGTGGTGATGGCCATCGGAGCCGTCGAAAAGGCCGCCCGAACCGAAACCAAGCCGCTGACGGTTTACCACAGCATCGTCCATAACCACACCGTCGTCTCGCGGCTCGAAGAGGGCCACGGCGTTCACTTTGTAGAAGAGCTGGACAGCTTAGAGATGTTGCCAGCAGGCAGCGAAACGTTGGTGTTTTCGGCACACGGCGTCTCGCCGCAAGTCCGGCAGCGTGCCCGCGAGCTGGGTCTCTCGACCATTGACGCCACCTGTCCGCTGGTCACCAAAGTGCATACCGAAGCCAAAAAATATGCCCGCGAGGGCTACACCATCCTCTTGATCGGCGACAGTGCCCGCCACCAAGAAGTCATCGGCACGTTGGGCGAAGCGCCGCAGCAAACCATCATCGTCGGCGTTCTGGGCAAGACCGGCGAGGGTCTCAGCGATCCTCACACCGTTGAGGTGCCTGACCCTGAAAAGCTGGTGGTGCTGACCCAAACGACCCTCAGCGTAGACGACACCCGCCGCACGGTGGACATTCTCAAGGCCCGTTTTCCAGCGCTCCTCATTCCGCCCAGCGAGGATTTATGCTATGCCACCAAAAACCGCCAAGACGAGATCAAGCGGATTGCCCCGAAAGTAGACGCCTTTTTGGTATTGACCAGCACCCACAGCAGCAACGGAATGCGCCTCTTGGAGTTGGCGGCGGAGCTGTGCCCGCGCACGTACCGCTTGGAGACGGCTGACGATGTGCGGGACCTGGAGTTGAGTGGCGTGCGTTCGGTGGGCATCAGCAGCGCCGCCAGCACGCCCGACGACTTGGTGCAGGCTGTGGTGGAGTACTTCCGAGTTCTCAATCCCGCACTGCAAGTGACTGAACAAGGCGAGTG